In Cystobacter fuscus DSM 2262, a single window of DNA contains:
- a CDS encoding glycoside hydrolase family 48 protein, whose protein sequence is MFLKPVKAAMTRALCLAIAATVPAQAVAASPRSAPVRTLSKALAGESSTYTQRFLDQYNKIKDPANGYFSPKGVPYHSVETLMVEAPDHGHETTSEAYSYWLWLEAEYGHVTGDWAPFNAAWANMEKYIIPSHADQPTNQYYNASKPATYAAEWDLPKQYPSQLRTEVAVGNDPIAGELQSTYGTSDIYGMHWLLDVDNWYGYGRCGDGTTSPAYINTFQRGSQESVWETVPHPSCDTFAWGKPGQGFLSLFTGDATYSRQWRYTNAPDADARAVQAAYWAHTWAKEQGKEAQVAEVVKKAAKMGDYLRYAMFDKYFKRVGNCIGETNCPAGSGKNSMHYLLSWYYSWGGAVDTSAGWAWRIGSSHNHFGYQNPMAAYVLSNTSFLRPLSATGAADWATSLKRQIEFYTWLQSAEGGFAGGATNSWNGRYEQPTSASSFYGMYYDWQPVYHDPASNQWFGFQAWSVQRVAEYYYVTGDAQAKKVLDKWVAWASQNTKLTTDGKYQVPSTLAWTGAPDTWNPASPGTNSNLHVTVVDHTTDVGVTAAYARTLMFYAARAGNAGAKTLAKELMDRMWANYQTPKGVAVPEKREDYKRFDDTYNAATGDGVFVPSGWSGTTAQGATIDSNSTFLSLRPKYKQDPDWAKVQSFLNGGPVPEFTYHRFWAQADIAMAMADYARLFEGGAPPAASIVTSSTDVSVAEGSSASFTVSLSSAPTSNVTVSVAKASGDADLFVSSGATLTFTPANWNVGQTVTISAVEDADQTNGTASFKLTATGLSSASVNAAELDNDIPAPPSCTVTVDTSNDWGNGHVARVIVQNAGTQSISNWKLSWTATNDFTLANSWSATFTKTGRSVEVTPQGNSTIPGGSSIEAGYVANYSGAKPVPSGVRLEGQNCNIVVK, encoded by the coding sequence GTACTTCAGCCCCAAGGGCGTGCCCTATCACTCCGTGGAGACGCTGATGGTCGAGGCGCCGGACCACGGTCACGAGACCACCTCGGAGGCCTACAGCTACTGGCTGTGGCTGGAGGCGGAGTATGGCCATGTGACGGGGGACTGGGCGCCCTTCAACGCCGCCTGGGCCAACATGGAGAAGTACATCATCCCCTCGCACGCGGATCAGCCCACCAACCAGTACTACAACGCGAGCAAGCCGGCCACGTACGCCGCGGAGTGGGACCTGCCGAAGCAGTATCCCTCCCAACTGCGCACGGAGGTGGCGGTGGGCAACGATCCCATCGCGGGTGAACTGCAGTCGACGTATGGCACCAGCGACATCTATGGCATGCACTGGCTGCTGGACGTGGACAACTGGTACGGCTACGGCCGCTGCGGAGATGGCACGACCTCGCCGGCCTACATCAACACCTTCCAGCGCGGCTCGCAGGAGTCCGTGTGGGAGACGGTGCCGCACCCCTCCTGCGACACCTTCGCCTGGGGCAAGCCGGGCCAGGGCTTCCTGAGCCTGTTCACGGGTGACGCCACCTACTCGCGCCAGTGGCGCTACACCAACGCGCCGGACGCGGATGCCCGCGCGGTGCAGGCGGCGTACTGGGCCCACACGTGGGCCAAGGAGCAGGGCAAGGAGGCCCAGGTGGCCGAGGTCGTCAAGAAGGCGGCCAAGATGGGCGACTACCTGCGCTATGCGATGTTCGACAAGTACTTCAAGCGCGTCGGCAATTGCATTGGCGAGACCAACTGCCCCGCGGGCAGTGGCAAGAACAGCATGCACTACCTGCTGTCCTGGTACTACTCGTGGGGTGGTGCCGTCGACACGAGCGCTGGCTGGGCCTGGCGCATCGGCTCGAGCCACAACCACTTCGGCTACCAGAACCCGATGGCGGCCTACGTGCTGAGCAACACGTCGTTCCTGCGGCCCCTGTCCGCGACCGGCGCCGCCGACTGGGCGACGAGCCTCAAGCGGCAGATCGAGTTCTACACCTGGTTGCAGTCGGCCGAGGGCGGCTTCGCGGGCGGTGCCACCAACAGCTGGAATGGCCGCTACGAGCAGCCGACGAGCGCGTCGTCCTTCTACGGCATGTACTACGACTGGCAGCCCGTCTACCACGACCCCGCGAGCAACCAGTGGTTCGGCTTCCAGGCCTGGTCCGTGCAGCGCGTGGCGGAGTACTACTACGTCACGGGTGACGCGCAGGCCAAGAAGGTGCTCGACAAGTGGGTGGCCTGGGCCTCGCAGAACACCAAGCTCACCACGGATGGCAAGTACCAGGTCCCCAGCACGCTCGCGTGGACGGGTGCGCCGGACACGTGGAACCCGGCCTCTCCGGGCACCAACAGCAACCTGCACGTGACGGTCGTGGACCACACCACCGACGTGGGCGTGACCGCGGCGTACGCTCGCACGCTGATGTTCTACGCCGCCCGGGCCGGCAACGCGGGGGCCAAGACCCTGGCCAAGGAACTGATGGACCGGATGTGGGCGAACTATCAGACGCCCAAGGGCGTGGCCGTCCCCGAGAAGCGTGAGGACTACAAGCGCTTCGATGACACCTACAACGCGGCGACCGGCGACGGCGTCTTCGTCCCGTCGGGCTGGTCGGGCACGACGGCCCAGGGCGCGACGATCGACTCGAACTCCACGTTCCTCAGCCTGCGTCCGAAGTACAAGCAGGATCCGGACTGGGCGAAGGTGCAGAGCTTCCTCAACGGCGGCCCGGTGCCCGAGTTCACCTACCACCGCTTCTGGGCCCAGGCGGACATCGCCATGGCCATGGCGGACTACGCCCGGCTGTTCGAGGGCGGCGCTCCTCCCGCCGCGAGCATCGTGACCTCGTCGACGGACGTGAGCGTGGCCGAGGGTTCCTCCGCGAGCTTCACGGTGAGCCTGTCCTCGGCCCCCACCAGCAACGTCACGGTCTCCGTGGCCAAGGCTTCCGGTGACGCGGATCTGTTCGTGTCGTCCGGCGCCACGCTGACCTTCACCCCCGCCAACTGGAACGTGGGGCAGACGGTCACCATCTCCGCGGTGGAGGACGCGGACCAGACGAACGGGACGGCCAGCTTCAAGCTGACCGCGACGGGCCTGTCCTCGGCGTCCGTCAACGCGGCCGAGCTCGACAATGACATCCCGGCTCCGCCGAGCTGCACGGTGACCGTGGATACCAGCAACGACTGGGGCAACGGTCACGTCGCCCGGGTCATCGTGCAGAACGCGGGCACGCAGTCCATCTCCAACTGGAAGCTGAGCTGGACGGCCACCAACGACTTCACGCTGGCCAACTCCTGGAGCGCGACCTTCACGAAGACGGGCCGCTCGGTCGAGGTGACGCCCCAGGGCAACTCGACGATTCCGGGCGGCAGCAGCATCGAGGCCGGCTACGTGGCCAACTACAGCGGCGCCAAGCCGGTGCCCAGCGGTGTTCGTCTGGAAGGGCAGAACTGCAACATCGTCGTCAAGTGA
- a CDS encoding glycoside hydrolase family 9 protein translates to MRKSFLTTPAAVLMGLSSVASPLAAQAQTFNYAEALQKSIWFYEAQRSGPLPSNNRVSWRGDSGLNDGADVGKDLTGGWYDAGDHVKFGLPMAASATLLAWSLYEYEEAYQKSGQRAALLDNLRWVNDYFIKAHTAPNELYGQVGAGNADHAWWGPAEVMQMARPAFKVDASCPGSDLAGETAAAMAASSIVFKQTDPAYAATLLTHAKQLFTFADTYRGKYSDCITDAKSFYNSWSGYWDELSWAGAWLYLATAESSYLTKAESYTAYWGNESQTPYWSYRWTHNWDDKHFGAQLLLARLTGKDVYKSSTERNLDYWTTGFNGERVRYSPGGLAWLDTWGSLRYAANASFLAFVYSDDIAASDPARATRYRDFADRQVRYMLGENPRNASYVVGFGVNPPRNPHHRTAHGAWADSLANPVESRHILYGALVGGPDAADAYVDDRANYTANEVATDYNAAFTGTLAKMYLLHGGTPDPTFPKRETPTTDEFYVEAGINVSGQNFTEIRSYVNNVSSWPARMGDKLSLRYFIDISEVIAAGGSAASLTVSMNYSQGAKVLPLKQWSGNIYYVTVDFTGTPVYPGGQSAFRKEAQFRIAAAVGAAWDPTNDPSYKNLTATAARTSLIPIYDNGVRIFGSEPGPIVVDTIPPALPVGLLAAAANPTQINLSWNANTESDLAGYNVYRSTTSGFTPSAANRVASGLTTASYSDSGLKASTVYYYKITAVDTSGNESSASSQSSASTPAPDTLPPAAPAGLKATSASSSQINLSWTASTEADLKGYNVYRSTTSGFTPSAANRVASGLTTASYSSTDLTASTAYYYKITAVDTSGNESSASTEVSATTQQAPASSLSVQYRDGDANSPANNQARPHFRIANGGTASVPLSELKVRYYFTPDSNESVQVACDYAAVNCSSITSSVVQLSTPKTGATHYIEFGFATGAGSVAAGRDTGEIQIRFNKSNWTNFDESNDYSFDSTKTSFSTTSKMTVFRSGVLVWGTEP, encoded by the coding sequence ATGCGTAAGTCTTTCCTGACAACCCCCGCCGCGGTGCTGATGGGCTTGTCGTCGGTCGCGAGCCCGCTGGCCGCGCAAGCACAGACGTTCAACTACGCGGAGGCCCTGCAGAAATCCATCTGGTTCTACGAGGCCCAGCGCTCCGGTCCCCTCCCCAGCAACAACCGGGTGAGCTGGCGCGGCGACTCCGGCCTGAACGACGGCGCCGACGTGGGCAAGGATCTGACCGGCGGCTGGTACGATGCCGGCGATCACGTGAAGTTCGGCCTTCCCATGGCCGCCAGCGCGACCCTGCTGGCCTGGTCCCTCTACGAGTACGAGGAGGCGTACCAGAAGAGCGGACAGCGCGCCGCGCTCCTGGACAACCTGCGCTGGGTCAATGACTACTTCATCAAGGCGCATACCGCTCCCAACGAGCTGTATGGCCAGGTGGGCGCGGGCAACGCGGATCACGCCTGGTGGGGACCGGCCGAGGTGATGCAGATGGCGCGGCCCGCCTTCAAGGTCGACGCCTCCTGCCCTGGCTCGGACCTGGCCGGTGAGACGGCCGCGGCCATGGCCGCCTCGTCCATCGTGTTCAAGCAGACGGATCCGGCCTACGCGGCCACCTTGTTGACGCACGCCAAACAGCTCTTCACCTTCGCGGACACCTACCGGGGCAAGTACTCCGACTGCATCACGGACGCGAAGTCCTTCTACAACTCCTGGAGTGGCTACTGGGATGAGCTGAGCTGGGCAGGTGCCTGGCTGTACCTGGCCACCGCGGAGAGCAGCTACCTGACGAAGGCCGAGAGCTACACCGCCTACTGGGGCAACGAGAGCCAGACGCCCTACTGGAGCTACCGGTGGACGCACAACTGGGATGACAAGCACTTCGGTGCCCAGCTCCTGCTCGCCCGCCTCACGGGCAAGGACGTCTACAAGTCCTCCACGGAGCGCAACCTGGATTACTGGACCACGGGCTTCAACGGCGAGCGCGTCCGCTACTCGCCGGGTGGGCTCGCCTGGCTGGATACGTGGGGCAGCCTGCGCTACGCCGCGAACGCCTCGTTCCTCGCCTTCGTCTACTCCGACGACATCGCCGCCAGCGATCCGGCCAGGGCCACGCGCTACCGCGACTTCGCCGACCGGCAGGTCCGCTACATGCTCGGTGAGAACCCCCGCAACGCCAGCTACGTGGTGGGCTTCGGCGTGAACCCGCCCCGCAACCCGCACCACCGCACGGCGCACGGCGCCTGGGCCGACTCCCTCGCCAACCCGGTCGAGAGCCGGCACATCCTGTACGGCGCCCTGGTGGGCGGTCCGGACGCGGCGGATGCCTACGTGGACGACCGGGCCAACTACACCGCGAACGAGGTCGCCACGGACTACAACGCGGCCTTCACCGGCACGCTGGCCAAGATGTACCTCCTGCACGGCGGTACGCCCGACCCCACCTTCCCCAAGAGGGAGACGCCCACCACGGACGAGTTCTACGTGGAGGCCGGCATCAACGTGTCCGGCCAGAACTTCACGGAGATCCGCTCGTACGTGAACAACGTCTCGAGCTGGCCCGCCCGCATGGGGGACAAGCTGTCCCTGCGCTACTTCATCGACATCTCCGAGGTCATCGCCGCCGGAGGTTCCGCCGCGAGCCTGACCGTGTCGATGAACTACAGCCAGGGCGCCAAGGTCCTGCCGCTCAAGCAGTGGTCCGGCAACATCTACTACGTCACGGTCGACTTCACCGGCACGCCCGTCTATCCCGGTGGCCAGTCCGCGTTCCGCAAGGAAGCCCAGTTCCGCATCGCCGCCGCGGTGGGCGCCGCCTGGGATCCGACCAATGACCCGTCCTACAAGAACCTGACCGCTACCGCGGCGAGGACGTCCCTCATCCCCATCTACGACAACGGCGTGCGCATCTTCGGCTCCGAGCCCGGCCCCATCGTGGTCGACACCATTCCCCCCGCGCTCCCGGTCGGTCTGCTGGCCGCCGCGGCCAATCCCACGCAGATCAACCTGAGCTGGAACGCGAACACCGAGTCGGACCTGGCGGGCTACAACGTCTACCGCTCCACGACGAGCGGCTTCACGCCCTCGGCCGCCAACCGGGTCGCCAGCGGCCTCACGACCGCCTCCTACTCCGACTCCGGGCTGAAGGCCTCGACCGTCTACTATTACAAGATCACCGCCGTCGACACGTCCGGCAACGAGTCCTCCGCGTCCTCTCAGTCCTCCGCGTCCACGCCCGCCCCGGATACCCTTCCGCCCGCGGCTCCGGCCGGCCTGAAGGCCACCTCGGCCAGCTCCAGCCAGATCAACCTGTCCTGGACCGCCAGCACCGAGGCCGACCTCAAGGGCTACAACGTCTATCGCTCCACGACGAGTGGCTTCACGCCCTCGGCCGCCAACCGGGTCGCCAGCGGCCTCACGACCGCCTCCTACTCCAGCACCGACCTGACCGCCTCGACCGCCTACTATTACAAGATCACGGCCGTCGACACGTCCGGCAACGAGTCCTCCGCGTCCACGGAAGTCTCCGCGACCACGCAGCAGGCCCCCGCGTCCAGCCTCTCCGTGCAGTACCGCGACGGGGATGCCAACTCGCCCGCAAACAACCAGGCCCGGCCCCACTTCCGGATCGCCAACGGGGGAACGGCCAGCGTTCCGCTCTCGGAGCTGAAGGTCCGCTACTACTTCACCCCGGACTCCAACGAGTCGGTGCAGGTCGCGTGTGACTACGCCGCCGTGAACTGCTCGAGCATCACCTCCAGCGTGGTCCAGTTGTCCACGCCGAAGACGGGTGCCACGCATTACATCGAGTTCGGCTTCGCCACGGGGGCGGGCTCGGTGGCCGCGGGCCGCGACACGGGAGAGATCCAGATCCGGTTCAACAAGAGCAACTGGACCAACTTCGACGAGTCGAACGACTACTCGTTCGATTCCACCAAGACCTCGTTCTCCACGACGAGCAAGATGACCGTGTTCCGTAGCGGCGTCCTCGTCTGGGGCACCGAGCCGTAA
- a CDS encoding lytic polysaccharide monooxygenase: MRKTNKSVSRAAVVGLTSLGLVLPLDAALAHGGMTFPATRTYACYLDGKAGGGGGDLDPTNPACVEAVALGGKNPLWNWFGNLISNAGGRHREIIPDGKLCGPTALFDAYNLAHASWPTTTLKSGTTITIRYNAWAPHPGTWYQYVTRDGWDPSQPLKWSDLEPLPFNTVTNPPINGSGPDGAEYTWSAQLPVAKSGRHIIYSIWQRSDSPEAFYNCSDVLFDSGAPDAEAPTAPGTPTVSGVTGTTADLSWAAAHDNQGVVGYEVYHLMGSTPHRMASPTGTSTRLTGLTPSTAYSFYVVARDAAGNLSPASGVVSFTTTDTAPTGNCHVVYTEPNKWSGGFTGNIQITNTGTSAISGWTLQWEYGAGQTVVNGWSAKIFQHHSSVSAENEAWSGTIPPSGSVTFGFNANSPTPNAPAPAAFLLNGTLCTTP, encoded by the coding sequence ATGCGAAAGACAAACAAGAGCGTGTCTCGTGCCGCCGTCGTCGGTCTGACCTCCCTGGGGCTGGTTCTGCCCCTCGACGCGGCGCTGGCCCACGGCGGAATGACGTTCCCCGCGACTCGGACCTATGCCTGCTACCTGGATGGCAAGGCGGGCGGTGGGGGCGGTGATCTGGATCCCACCAACCCGGCCTGCGTCGAGGCCGTGGCCCTGGGCGGAAAGAATCCGCTCTGGAACTGGTTCGGCAACCTCATCAGCAACGCGGGAGGCCGGCACCGGGAGATCATCCCGGATGGGAAGCTGTGCGGACCCACCGCGCTCTTCGACGCCTACAACCTGGCGCACGCTTCCTGGCCCACGACGACCCTGAAGTCGGGGACGACGATCACCATCCGGTACAACGCGTGGGCGCCGCACCCCGGCACCTGGTACCAGTACGTGACCCGGGACGGGTGGGATCCGAGCCAGCCGCTGAAGTGGTCCGACCTGGAGCCGCTGCCCTTCAACACGGTCACCAACCCGCCGATCAACGGCAGCGGCCCGGATGGCGCCGAGTACACGTGGAGCGCGCAGTTGCCGGTGGCCAAGAGCGGACGGCACATCATCTATTCCATCTGGCAGCGCTCGGACAGCCCGGAGGCCTTCTACAACTGCTCCGACGTGCTCTTCGACAGCGGTGCGCCGGATGCCGAGGCGCCCACCGCCCCCGGGACGCCCACCGTGAGCGGCGTGACCGGGACGACCGCCGATCTGAGTTGGGCCGCCGCGCACGACAACCAGGGCGTGGTGGGCTACGAGGTGTACCACCTGATGGGCTCCACCCCCCATCGGATGGCCTCGCCCACGGGCACCTCCACCCGCCTCACGGGCCTGACGCCCTCGACCGCGTACTCCTTCTACGTGGTCGCGCGTGATGCCGCGGGCAACCTCTCCCCGGCCTCCGGCGTGGTCTCGTTCACCACGACCGACACCGCGCCCACGGGGAACTGCCACGTGGTCTACACCGAGCCCAACAAGTGGTCCGGTGGCTTCACCGGCAACATCCAGATCACCAACACCGGAACCAGCGCCATCTCCGGCTGGACGCTGCAGTGGGAGTACGGCGCTGGTCAGACGGTCGTGAACGGCTGGAGCGCGAAGATCTTCCAGCATCATTCCTCGGTGTCCGCGGAGAATGAGGCCTGGAGCGGTACCATCCCCCCGAGCGGCTCGGTCACCTTCGGGTTCAACGCGAACTCGCCGACGCCCAACGCTCCGGCGCCGGCCGCCTTCCTCCTCAACGGCACGCTCTGCACCACGCCTTGA
- a CDS encoding PrsW family intramembrane metalloprotease produces MSPFALGAAAALPPMLLLWYVHSRDEDPEPRGLLWRTFFWGVALCVPVVPVAFGVHELAVHWGWRMQTWDMALLLAFLGVALPEQCFRLLVLRLYVWNKPAFDEPLDGVVYGATVSLGFATLENLFYVIVLSDEAGPGLAMLRAVTSVPQQAFTGIILGAFVGRARFDEDRARGTWRLASGLAATTLLQGAYYTLLFLGSFPLFPLTLLVLLLEVRWGRRLYKELQAEQRSTNPSVTDAPALPQPSTLSARLRWFVGAAGLWCCVIAWVVLLIMLLGSPRPWDADTSDKNGFAASLTIVFTIISLVVRRSGQRDLA; encoded by the coding sequence ATGTCTCCGTTCGCACTCGGGGCCGCCGCCGCCCTGCCTCCCATGTTGTTGCTCTGGTACGTCCACTCGCGGGACGAGGATCCCGAGCCGCGCGGACTCCTGTGGCGCACGTTCTTCTGGGGTGTGGCCCTTTGCGTGCCCGTGGTTCCGGTGGCCTTCGGCGTCCATGAGCTGGCGGTTCACTGGGGCTGGCGCATGCAGACCTGGGACATGGCGCTGCTGCTGGCCTTCCTCGGTGTCGCCCTGCCCGAGCAGTGTTTCAGGCTGCTCGTGCTGCGCCTGTACGTCTGGAACAAGCCCGCCTTCGACGAGCCCCTGGATGGCGTGGTGTATGGCGCCACGGTCTCGCTCGGCTTCGCGACACTGGAGAACCTCTTCTACGTGATCGTGCTCTCGGATGAAGCGGGCCCGGGACTGGCGATGCTTCGCGCCGTCACCTCCGTCCCCCAACAGGCCTTCACCGGCATCATCCTGGGCGCCTTCGTGGGCCGCGCCCGCTTCGATGAGGATCGCGCGCGCGGCACCTGGCGGCTGGCCTCCGGACTCGCCGCCACCACCCTGCTGCAGGGCGCCTACTACACCCTCCTCTTCCTGGGCTCCTTCCCTCTCTTCCCGCTGACGCTCCTGGTGCTCCTGCTCGAGGTGCGCTGGGGCCGGCGCCTCTACAAGGAGCTCCAGGCCGAGCAGCGCTCCACGAATCCCTCCGTGACGGACGCACCCGCCCTTCCCCAGCCCTCCACCCTCAGCGCGCGGCTGCGCTGGTTCGTGGGAGCGGCGGGCCTGTGGTGCTGCGTGATCGCATGGGTGGTGCTCCTCATCATGCTCTTGGGTTCACCCAGGCCCTGGGACGCGGACACGAGTGACAAGAACGGATTCGCCGCGTCCTTGACGATCGTGTTCACGATCATCAGCCTGGTCGTCCGTCGTTCGGGACAGAGAGATCTGGCCTAG
- a CDS encoding pentapeptide repeat-containing protein: MDTEPRDQAGREELVRRLEREDGFENETFTDLELPGLELNQKEFYRCTFERSQFQESQWRQCKFEECTWTGCDLTRARFPQAALRGVRFEGSKLMGIDWSSVSANPELTFEGCVLRYASFVGLSLRKTDVLRCTAQEANFFDLDLTDADFEGTDLTGSNFRGCILTRTDFSLAVGLVLDPSRNRLKDTQVPLSTAVSLAESMGMRVPALGDVAGAPASRSRKKKR, translated from the coding sequence ATGGACACGGAACCAAGGGACCAGGCGGGCCGGGAAGAGCTGGTACGCCGGCTCGAGCGGGAGGACGGCTTCGAGAACGAGACGTTCACGGACCTCGAGTTGCCGGGGCTGGAGCTGAACCAGAAGGAGTTCTACCGCTGCACCTTCGAGCGCTCCCAGTTCCAGGAGAGCCAGTGGCGCCAATGTAAGTTCGAGGAGTGCACCTGGACGGGGTGCGATCTCACCCGGGCGCGGTTTCCGCAGGCGGCGCTGCGGGGGGTGCGCTTCGAGGGCTCGAAGCTGATGGGCATCGACTGGTCGAGCGTGTCGGCCAACCCGGAGCTGACGTTCGAGGGGTGCGTGTTGCGCTACGCCTCGTTCGTGGGGCTGAGCCTGAGGAAGACGGACGTGCTGCGCTGCACCGCGCAGGAGGCCAACTTCTTCGATCTGGACCTCACGGACGCGGACTTCGAGGGGACGGACCTGACGGGCAGCAACTTCCGCGGCTGCATCCTCACCCGGACGGACTTCTCGCTGGCGGTGGGGCTGGTGTTGGATCCCTCGCGCAACCGGCTCAAGGACACCCAGGTGCCCCTGTCCACGGCGGTGAGCCTGGCCGAGTCGATGGGCATGCGCGTGCCGGCGCTGGGCGATGTGGCCGGGGCGCCCGCGTCGCGGAGCCGCAAGAAGAAGCGCTGA
- a CDS encoding RNA polymerase factor sigma-32, which yields MTQASAFSSADSLSTYLSEISQYPLLSVQEEQALARRFKQGDMAAGHRLVTSNLRFAVKVSYEYRSYGLKMSDLIQEANIGLMKAVQKFDADKGIRLISYAVWWIRAYIQNYVLKNWSLVKLGTTQAQRRLFFALARTRRELEKMGPGEGNIVDAEEIARKLNVKASEVREMEQRMGGRDLSLDAPVGEEGDATHMDFVESESASQVDEVADRQEADMTRARIRQALTRLDPRERFIIEHRVMGDSEMTLSELGEHFGFSRERARQLEIRAKDKLKAELMSLMAERDQDSAVYAG from the coding sequence ATGACCCAGGCCTCCGCCTTCTCCTCCGCCGACTCCCTCTCCACCTACCTCTCGGAGATCAGCCAGTACCCGCTGCTGTCCGTGCAGGAGGAGCAGGCGCTCGCGCGGCGCTTCAAGCAGGGCGACATGGCCGCGGGCCACCGTCTGGTGACGAGCAACCTGCGCTTCGCGGTGAAGGTCTCCTACGAGTACCGCTCCTACGGGCTGAAGATGTCCGACCTCATCCAGGAGGCGAACATCGGCCTGATGAAGGCGGTGCAGAAGTTCGACGCGGACAAGGGCATCCGCCTCATCTCCTACGCGGTGTGGTGGATCCGCGCCTACATCCAGAACTACGTGCTGAAGAACTGGAGCCTGGTGAAGCTGGGCACCACGCAGGCCCAGCGCCGGCTGTTCTTCGCCCTGGCGCGCACGCGCCGCGAGCTGGAGAAGATGGGCCCCGGCGAGGGCAACATCGTCGACGCGGAGGAGATCGCCCGCAAGCTCAACGTGAAGGCCAGCGAGGTGCGCGAGATGGAGCAGCGCATGGGCGGCCGGGACTTGTCGCTGGACGCGCCGGTGGGCGAGGAAGGCGACGCCACGCACATGGACTTCGTGGAGTCCGAGAGCGCCTCCCAGGTGGACGAGGTGGCCGACCGCCAGGAGGCCGACATGACGCGCGCCCGCATCCGTCAGGCCCTCACCCGGCTGGATCCCCGCGAGCGCTTCATCATCGAGCACCGGGTGATGGGCGACTCGGAGATGACGCTGAGCGAGCTGGGCGAGCACTTCGGCTTCTCGCGCGAGCGCGCGCGCCAGCTGGAGATCCGCGCCAAGGACAAGCTCAAGGCCGAGCTGATGTCGCTCATGGCCGAGCGCGATCAGGACTCCGCGGTCTACGCCGGGTAG
- a CDS encoding CBS domain-containing protein, with product MDGRVQGTVEEWVSRATTLFAGDTIVAALRVMQELGVRRLPVVDEEHGELLGEITEEELRRLWRISPLASMEEILSGQLETVQENDPAGRPHLKHAAPLVDFHAAHGRWLH from the coding sequence ATGGACGGGCGGGTACAGGGGACGGTGGAAGAGTGGGTCTCGCGGGCGACCACGTTGTTCGCCGGGGACACCATCGTGGCGGCGCTCCGGGTGATGCAGGAGCTCGGAGTGCGCCGACTGCCAGTGGTGGACGAGGAGCACGGCGAACTCCTGGGAGAGATCACCGAGGAGGAGCTGCGCCGGTTGTGGAGGATTTCCCCCCTGGCCAGCATGGAGGAAATTCTTTCAGGCCAGCTCGAGACGGTACAGGAGAATGATCCGGCCGGGCGGCCCCACCTCAAGCATGCCGCGCCGCTCGTGGACTTCCACGCAGCCCACGGGCGCTGGCTTCACTGA